The following are encoded together in the Bradyrhizobium algeriense genome:
- a CDS encoding PEPxxWA-CTERM sorting domain-containing protein yields MNKFFRFLATFGFVCVAGSAHAAVLTESFDSPNFADWQSGWFGQNSNAKPFFANPNERGNNVTGLTIYDGNSDDGRAVGIFFNAAFAATITNFSFDMLNYTSGLDQLLEVFDKDGHTLFGTVLPVVAQDPSADNGSNNGYDFADRKYTRYSVDSTNGIGGFRIRPFGSEGNVSIDDLSATIAAVPEPSTWAMMILGFASVAYVTYRRRKSTELSVI; encoded by the coding sequence ATGAATAAGTTTTTCCGTTTTCTGGCGACGTTCGGCTTCGTTTGCGTGGCCGGTTCGGCGCACGCCGCAGTCCTCACTGAAAGCTTCGATAGTCCGAACTTCGCCGACTGGCAAAGCGGTTGGTTTGGTCAGAACAGCAATGCCAAGCCCTTCTTCGCCAACCCGAACGAACGCGGCAACAACGTCACGGGCCTGACCATTTATGACGGCAACAGTGACGACGGTCGCGCGGTCGGGATATTCTTCAATGCCGCATTCGCGGCGACAATCACCAATTTCTCGTTTGACATGCTGAATTACACGAGCGGTCTCGACCAGTTGCTCGAAGTGTTCGACAAGGACGGCCATACGCTGTTCGGCACGGTCTTACCCGTGGTAGCGCAGGATCCGTCGGCCGATAACGGCAGCAACAACGGCTATGATTTCGCAGACCGCAAATACACCCGCTACAGTGTGGACTCGACCAATGGAATTGGCGGCTTCCGCATCCGGCCGTTTGGCTCCGAGGGCAATGTCTCTATCGATGACCTCAGCGCAACCATTGCTGCCGTCCCAGAACCGTCCACGTGGGCGATGATGATCCTGGGCTTCGCCAGCGTTGCTTACGTGACCTATCGCCGGCGGAAGTCGACCGAGCTCAGCGTGATCTGA